The Polyangium mundeleinium genome contains the following window.
CGGGGCGAACACAAGATCGCCGAAGGCGGGCAGAGCGTGATCAGCCGCATCCACGTGCAGGACCTCGCGCGTTTCGCCCTCGCCGCGCTCGATCGCGCTCCGAAAGGCGAGGTCTTCGTGGTCGCCGACGACGCCCCCGTCCCCCAGGCCGAGGTCATCGACTGGCTCTGCGCCCGGCTCGGCGTCCCGCGGCCCGCCGAGGTCCCGAGGGCCGACCTTCCCCCGACCCTTCGGAACGATCGCCGCGTCGACGCCGGGAAGATTCGAAGAAGCCTGGGGGTTTCCCTCGATTACCCCACCTACCGGGAGGGGTTCGCGGCCTGCCTCGCGGAGGAGGCGCACCCCCCCGACCTCGTACGAAAATAGTTTGCGTTGCCAACTATTTTCGTTTGCCCACCAATGAGGCCGGGCTATCGTGGGCGGTGATGGAAAAGTTGATCCGCGGCCTCATCGACTTTCGTAAGAACAAGCTCCCCGGGCTGGCTCCGCTCTTCAAGGAACTCGCGGAACGCGGGCAAAAGCCCGACGTCCTCTTCTTCGCGTGCGCGGATAGCCGTGTGGTCCCGAACCTCATGGTGTCCACGGACCCGGGGGATCTCTTCGTGGTCCGGAGCGTCGGCAACCTGGTCGCGCCGGCGAATGCGGAGGGCATCTCGGTCGGCGATGTCTCCGAAGCCTCGGCCATCGAGTTCAGCCTGGCCAAGCTCAAGATCAAGCACATCGTCGTCTGCGGCCATTCCCGCTGCGGCGCCATCGAGGCCATCCTCAACGGACGCGAGCACTACAGCTCTTTGCCGAACCTCAAGGCCTGGCTCGCGCATGGCGAGGCTGCCTTTGCGCGCCTCGTGCGCTCGCCGTTCATCAAGCCCGAGCTGTCGGCCGTCGATCGCCTCTCCCAGGCCAACGTGCTCCAGCAGCTCGAGCACATCGCGAGCTACGCGAACGTCCGCAGTCTCGTGGACGAGGGCGCGATCACCCTGCATGGCTGGTGGTTCGACGTCGCGACCGGCGACGTGCACGTCTATGACAAGGAGCGCGGCGGCTACATCCTGCTCGACGAGGCCGAGGCCGAGCGCGTGCTCGCCGGCCAATCCGCGTTTCAGCATAGCTGAGAGCCAGCCGGCGCCTCCTCGCGACCGGGCGCGCTTTTGAGTTCACATCGGCCCTCGGTGTGACGCTACCTTGGTGGAGGTCCCACCATGGCAGAGGAGCAAGACCGGACGGAGAGCGCTCCGTCCTTCACGCCCGTCACCCCGGAGGAGCGCAACCCGCTCCTCGACGTACTCCGCGGCTTCGCCCTGCTCGGCATCCTCGTGATGAACATGCCGAGCTTCAGCCTGCCCGACGGCATTGGCGCGCTCGACGAGCACTATTTCCCGCGCTGGTACGACCGGGCGGCCGAGACCGTGGCGAGCATCCTGTTCGCGGGCAAGGCCAACTCCATCTTCTCGTTCCTGTTCGGCCTCGGGCTGACGATCCAGATGCAGCGCGCGGAGGCGAGCGGCGCGCGGCTCACGCCGCTCTACCTGCGACGTGTTGCCGTGCTTTTCCTGATCGGCGCGGCGCACGCGATCTTCCTCTGGAACGGGGACGTGCTGCATACGTATGCGATCCTCGGGCTCTTGCTGCTCGCCTTGCGTCGCGCCTCCGATCGGCTCGTCCTCGGGCTCATCGTGTTCGCCCTCGTCGCGCCGAGCCTACGCAGCGTGCTCGGGCTCCTCCTTCACGAGGCGCTTCCCCACCCGCGTTCCTACTGGGTTGCCGTCGCGCACGAGCACATGCGGATCTTCTCGACGGGGACGTATGCCGAGCAAATCGCGGCGCGCCTCGACATGTTCGCGGATGGCTACGGCATGATCAGGCGCGGCCACGGGATGATCTGGTGGTATTTCTCGGTGAGCATCACGATGCTGCTCGGGTTTTACGCCGGCAGGAAGCGGCTGCTCGGGGACATCGCGGGAAACCTCCCGCGGATCCGCAAGATCCTCTGGACCTGCCTGGGCCTCGGAATCGCCGCGTCGGTGGGGTTTTCCCTGCTCATCGCGTTTCGACCGATGCCTCCGCCGGAAGGGCCGACCTGGCGTGGCTTCGTCATCGGCCTCCTGTTCAAGGTGAACCGGCCCCTGCTTTGCGTCGCCTACATCGCGGCGATTGCGCTCCTGCTCCAGACGGAGCGCGGCAAACGCGTGCTGCTCGTGTTCGCGAGCCCCGGGCGCATGCCGCTCACGAATTACCTCACGCAGAGCTTGATCGCGACCACGCTGTTTTACAGTTACGGATTCGCGTGGTTCGGGAAGGTCGGGCCGCTCGCCTGCCTCGGTATCACGATGGCCATCTTCACCGTGCAGGTCGTCTGGAGCCGGCTCTGGCTCGCGCGGTTCCGTTATGGCCCGCTCGAGTGGCTGTGGCGCGCCGCGACGTACGGCAAGCTGCCGCCGATGCGCCTCGCGCAGGCCCCGGCGCCCGCGCTCGTCCGCGCAGCGACACCGGGCTCGTAAAGGCCCTGCTAACCCGCGGCCCCGCCCGGCAGCCCCGTCGGGTCCGGGTCGTCAGCGTCTTTGGGGTCGCGCCGCCGCCGCGCCGCCGGGTCGTCGTACATGAAGATCACCGTGAACAGCACGAACGCGCCCCACATCGCCACGTGGTGGTAAAGCATCGCCATTCCGCCGAAGCGCTGGAAGATCTGGCTCGCCACGAGCGGGCCCGTGAGGATGCCCGCCGCGTAAAACATGTTGTAAATCGAGTTCGCGCGGCCGTAATCGCGCGGCTCCACGATGACGCCCGTGAGGGCCAGCGCGATGGGGGACATCGACGCGAACGACCCGCCTGACCCGAAGACGATGGCGAGCATGAGCCAGTAGTTGTCGGCGTACACGAAGCCGAGCACGCAGAGGAGCCCGAGGAACGAGAGCACGCGGACCGCGAGCAGGTGCCCCACGCGGTCCGCGATCCGGCCGGCCACGTTCGAGAAGAGCATCATTCCGAGGCAAAAGAGCCCCGGCAGCACGATCGTGCGGTTCTCGGGGATCCCCTTCGACTCGATGAGGTAGAGCGGCAGGAAAATCACCACCGCCGCCTGGAAGTAGCCGTACGAAAACGACGCGAAGCACGAGGTCTTGATGCGCCACAGGATCGTAGCGGCCGAGAGCTCCGAGCTCTTTTCGCCGTTCTTTTCCTCATCCGCGCTCGCGCCCTCGACCGGCGGTGCCGGCGGCATCTTCAGCGCGACGTAAAGGCCGGCGCTGAGCGCGAACAGAGCTGCCACACCAAACGAGACGGTCGCCGGGACGAACCGGTCCATGCCCGTCGCCATGAGCGGGCCGGCCACGTATCCGCTCGCGAGCCATATTGCATAAAGGGTCGTGAGGTAGGCCTTGTGCTCCTTCCGTGCCTGCGCGAGCAGGACCGTCTCGGAGCTGACCCATATTCCGATCGTGAACAGGCCGTCGATGAAGCGGACGCCCGCGACCGAGGCGAAGGTATGCGCGTGCGGGAAGGCGGCGAGGCAGCCCGCGTACCCGACGAGGGACGCGGCCAGGACGCGCTCGGCCGAAAACCGTCGAATGATCGCCCCGACCGGGAGCGCGAAGAGCACGAGCCCCGCCCCGAAGAAGAGGGCCAGAAAGCCGATCGAATCCTTCGAGTACCCCACCCGGTTCAGGTGCACCGCCGTGAGCCCGATCGAGATGCCGCACGCAATCCCGAACGGTAACGTGGTCGCATAGAGACGGCGGAGCTGGGGGGTGACAGGACTCACGCCCGGCCTCTACCATGGAGGCCGCGCGTGGGCTATGTGCCTCTGCTGCGAATGATTTTTCTCATCGACCGTCGCGACGCAGCATGAAAGCCCGCCCGCCGAGCGTCGGTCCCGGAGCCGCGCGTTTGTGCGGACGGAAGTGTGCGTGGGCCTGCGGGCGGGCGAGCCCTGCGCGCGTCAATCAAGCGGGTAGGACGACGAGAGCGCGCAGGGCCGTGGGGTCAGCCCTGGGATGTCGTCAATACGCGTCGCAGGCGCCGGGCACAAGCTCGATCTTGTGGATGATCTCGCCGTCGAAGCGACAGATCTTGCTGATCTGCGGGTCCGGATTGATCAGGCATTTCTCGAGCGCTTCCTGGCAGGAGAGCCCCGGGAAGAACCCCCCGCCGCCTTGCTCTTCCGAGCAGGACTTGAACTGGTAATTCCCGACGCCGTCCTTGCCGGCGCACGGATCCGCGGTCGGCGGCTCGTCGTCGCATTCGAGCACGCTCTCGGCCACGTGGCTCGACTGCGTGTAGCCCGCCTCGACCGCGCAGCTCGAGTCGGCCTGGAGATCGTCGTGCAGCGTGAATTGCGTGGCCTGGTAGCAGCCGTGGAACGAGGTCAACGCGCGCCCCGTCAGGTTCTGCACCGCCGCGACGAGCGCCTGCGTATCGCTGCCGCCCTCGGCGTGCGGCCATGCATACGCATACGCGCCGAGCGAGCCGTCCGGGCCGTCGTGAATCTCGACCGGCACGCCCGCGGGCACGTCGGCCGTTTGATCGTGATACCCGTTCAGGATCACCTTTTCGATCGTGACGCCCTCGGCCGCGGTGACGGTCCAGTGCACTGGCTCGTACGACGAGAGCACCAGGATCGAGCTCGATTGCCGCTCGACGTGCACCGACGCGGCGCCGGCCGGATGGACGCCGCCGCCGTGATTGCCGTGGGATTCGTAGATGCCGATGAGGTGCAGCTCGGAGCCGCAGACGGGGGCGGGGACCACGACGTCGCCCGGTCCACCCGGACCGGGCTGGCCGGGCGGGTCGTCGCCGCCGCCCCCGATCACGACCGTCCCCTTGCAGCCCAAAAGACCGAGCGCGCCCGTGAGAAAGATCCCCGCGAGCGTGCGCCCGTAATTCGATAAGGTCATTGCCATTCCTCCGCTCGAAAGCCGTGGGGCGGGAACGTAGCACGCGTGGAATGGCTGGAGAAGTGTCGACGCGCCGCAGATCAGGATTTTGGCAGATATCCGCCTACACCTTGCTGCGGCGCGTTGATCCTCAATGAACCGCTTGCGCGCCGCCGCCGGCCGACGCCGCGTCGCTGCCGAGCGGGACGGTCTCTTCCTCGGCCGGCTGCTCTTCCAGCGCTGCGTGGATGACCTGGCTCATGTCCTCGGCGAACACGAACGTCAGCGAGCTGCGCACCTCCTCCGGCACTTCCTCCACGTCGCGCGCGTTCTTTTGCGGGAGGATGACCCGCTTGATGCCGGCCCGATGCGCCGCCATCACCTTCGACTTGATCCCGCCGACCGGAAGCACGCGCCCGCGCAGCGTGCATTCGCCGGTCATCGCCGTGTCGCTGCGCACCCGCCGCGACGAGAGCAGCGACGTCAGCGCCGTGAACATCGTCACGCCCGCGCTCGGCCCGTCCTTGGGCACGGCGCCCGCGGGCACGTGGATGTGCAGGTCCTCCTCTTCGAGCTTCGCCGTATCCACGCCGAGCTCCGCTGCGTGGCTCTTCACATAGGAAAGCGCGGCCTTCGCTGATTCCTTCATCACGTCGCCGAGCTGCCCCGTGATTTCCACGCGGCCTCGACCCGGCATCCGGCTCGTCTCGATGAACAGGATGTCCCCGCCCACCGGCGTCCACGCCATTCCGGTGGCCACGCCCGGCGACGCCGTCCGCTCCGCCACCTCCGCGAAGAACTTCACCTTGCCGAGGTATTTCCCGAGATCACTCTCCTCCACGTGCAAGTTCGGCTTTTCGTCCTTCGCCCGCGCCACCTCCAGCGAGATCGCCCGGCAAAGCTTCTTGATCTCCCGTTCGAGCTGACGAACGCCCGCCTCGCGCGTGTAATCGCGCACGATGGCCCGGAGCGCGTCGTCCGTGATCGTCAACGTGCCGTCCGGGATCCCGTGCGCCGCGAGCTGCTTCGGAATCAGGTGCCGCCGCGCGATCTGCGCCTTCTCGTCCGGCGTATACCCGGGCACCTCGATGATCTCCAGCCGGTCGCGGAGCGGCGCCGACAGCGTGCCGAGATCGTTCGCCGTGCAAACGAAGAGCACCTCGGACAGGTCGAACGGCAGCTCCAGGTAATGGTCCTGGAACGTCTTGTTTTGCTCCGGATCCAGCACCTCGAGCAACGCCGCCTCGGGGTTTCCGGCCCAGCCCACCGCGAGTTTGTCGATCTCGTCCAGCAGGACGACCGGGTTCTTCACCTTCGCCTTTTTCATCCCGTGGACGATACGGCCCGGCAAAGCCGCCACATACGTGCGCCGGTGCCCGCGGATCTCCGCCTCGTCGCGCACGCCGCCGAGCGCGATGCGCACGAACGGCCGGCCCGTCGCGTCCGCGATCGATTGCCCGATCGAAGTCTTGCCGACGCCGGGCGGGCCCGCGAGGCAGAGAATGCTCCCCTTCGCCGTGCCCTTCAATTTGAGGACCGCGATGTGCTCCAGGATCCGGCGCTTCACGTCGCCGAGCCCGTAATGGTCCTCGTCGAGCTTCTTGCCGACCGCGTCGATGTCGTCCTTCGCGTCCGCGCGCTCGGTCCAGGGCAGCTCCGCGATCCAGTCGAGGTACGTCCGGATCACGTTGTATTCGGCCTGCTGCGGCGAGAGCGCTTCGAGCCGCTTGAGCTCGCGATCGGCCACCGCGCGCACCTCGTCCGGCAAATTCGCCTTGTCGAGCCGCTCGCGCAGCTTGCCCGTCTCGTCGCCTTCGCCCTCGTCGCCGAGCTCTTTCTTGATCGCCCGGAGCTGCTCGCGCAGGATCGCCTCGCGCTGGTGATTGCCGATCTCGCGGCGCACGTCCTGCTCGATCTTTCGCTTCACCTCGGAGAGCGATTTCTGCTCGATGACGAAGCCGGCCACGATGCGCAGCCGCTCGACCACGTCGAGCGCTTCGAGCACGCGCATGTCCTTGTCCGACGTGAGCCCGAGCAATGCCGAGACCCGATCCGCGAACAGACCCGGATCCTCCTCGGCGAGCGAAGGATCGATCGAATTCTCGATTCCGCGGCCGAGCTCGCGCACCTGATCGAAGAGCGCGCGGGCGAAGAGCTTGGCCTCCGCGCTCGATTCGCTCGCCTCCGCGGCGACCTCGCCCTCCACGAGCCAGAAGGGATCGCGACGCACGATTCGATCGAGGCGCATGCGGCCCACGCCCTCGATGACGAGCTTCATGTCGCCGCTCGGCAGCCTCCCCGTCTCCACGACCCTGGCGAACGTCCCGAGGCGATAGAGATCAGCCTCGGACGGGTCGCCGACGTTGCGGTCTTTTTGCGTGAGGACGCCAATCACGTCCCCTTTGCTCAGCGTCCGGACGAGCGCCACCGAGCGCTCGCGGCCGATGGGGAGAGCGATCACCGCGCCGGGAAAGAGCACCCCGTTGCGGAGCGGAAGCACGGGAAACGGAGAAGAGGGCACGCGGGCCCCGTCGCGGAGCGTCGTCATCGTGGGACTCCTTGGCACTTCAGGAAAGAGCGCCTCGCCACGGTCGGCGTCGCCGGTCCGGTGGCCCGAGGCGTGAACGAACCATAAATCCGTTCACCGCTCCGTCAACGGGGGGACGTGCAAGAAGGTGACGGGACGGTACGGGAGGCTCGTGGGGCTCCTTCCGGACAGGGGCGCTGCGCGCGTGACGTTCGTCTTGACCGCGTAGAGATGATGATTCGCGCGCAGGCGACGCGTATGCTGGTCACGGTGCGGGCAAGATGGACCTCGACGTCGTCGAACCACGGTCTTCGCCAACCGCCTTCCGGATGAGAGTCGGGCAGGTCCTCGCGCAGCGATTCCGCATCGACG
Protein-coding sequences here:
- the lon gene encoding endopeptidase La, producing the protein MTTLRDGARVPSSPFPVLPLRNGVLFPGAVIALPIGRERSVALVRTLSKGDVIGVLTQKDRNVGDPSEADLYRLGTFARVVETGRLPSGDMKLVIEGVGRMRLDRIVRRDPFWLVEGEVAAEASESSAEAKLFARALFDQVRELGRGIENSIDPSLAEEDPGLFADRVSALLGLTSDKDMRVLEALDVVERLRIVAGFVIEQKSLSEVKRKIEQDVRREIGNHQREAILREQLRAIKKELGDEGEGDETGKLRERLDKANLPDEVRAVADRELKRLEALSPQQAEYNVIRTYLDWIAELPWTERADAKDDIDAVGKKLDEDHYGLGDVKRRILEHIAVLKLKGTAKGSILCLAGPPGVGKTSIGQSIADATGRPFVRIALGGVRDEAEIRGHRRTYVAALPGRIVHGMKKAKVKNPVVLLDEIDKLAVGWAGNPEAALLEVLDPEQNKTFQDHYLELPFDLSEVLFVCTANDLGTLSAPLRDRLEIIEVPGYTPDEKAQIARRHLIPKQLAAHGIPDGTLTITDDALRAIVRDYTREAGVRQLEREIKKLCRAISLEVARAKDEKPNLHVEESDLGKYLGKVKFFAEVAERTASPGVATGMAWTPVGGDILFIETSRMPGRGRVEITGQLGDVMKESAKAALSYVKSHAAELGVDTAKLEEEDLHIHVPAGAVPKDGPSAGVTMFTALTSLLSSRRVRSDTAMTGECTLRGRVLPVGGIKSKVMAAHRAGIKRVILPQKNARDVEEVPEEVRSSLTFVFAEDMSQVIHAALEEQPAEEETVPLGSDAASAGGGAQAVH
- a CDS encoding carbonic anhydrase codes for the protein MEKLIRGLIDFRKNKLPGLAPLFKELAERGQKPDVLFFACADSRVVPNLMVSTDPGDLFVVRSVGNLVAPANAEGISVGDVSEASAIEFSLAKLKIKHIVVCGHSRCGAIEAILNGREHYSSLPNLKAWLAHGEAAFARLVRSPFIKPELSAVDRLSQANVLQQLEHIASYANVRSLVDEGAITLHGWWFDVATGDVHVYDKERGGYILLDEAEAERVLAGQSAFQHS
- a CDS encoding DUF418 domain-containing protein codes for the protein MAEEQDRTESAPSFTPVTPEERNPLLDVLRGFALLGILVMNMPSFSLPDGIGALDEHYFPRWYDRAAETVASILFAGKANSIFSFLFGLGLTIQMQRAEASGARLTPLYLRRVAVLFLIGAAHAIFLWNGDVLHTYAILGLLLLALRRASDRLVLGLIVFALVAPSLRSVLGLLLHEALPHPRSYWVAVAHEHMRIFSTGTYAEQIAARLDMFADGYGMIRRGHGMIWWYFSVSITMLLGFYAGRKRLLGDIAGNLPRIRKILWTCLGLGIAASVGFSLLIAFRPMPPPEGPTWRGFVIGLLFKVNRPLLCVAYIAAIALLLQTERGKRVLLVFASPGRMPLTNYLTQSLIATTLFYSYGFAWFGKVGPLACLGITMAIFTVQVVWSRLWLARFRYGPLEWLWRAATYGKLPPMRLAQAPAPALVRAATPGS
- a CDS encoding MFS transporter; this translates as MSPVTPQLRRLYATTLPFGIACGISIGLTAVHLNRVGYSKDSIGFLALFFGAGLVLFALPVGAIIRRFSAERVLAASLVGYAGCLAAFPHAHTFASVAGVRFIDGLFTIGIWVSSETVLLAQARKEHKAYLTTLYAIWLASGYVAGPLMATGMDRFVPATVSFGVAALFALSAGLYVALKMPPAPPVEGASADEEKNGEKSSELSAATILWRIKTSCFASFSYGYFQAAVVIFLPLYLIESKGIPENRTIVLPGLFCLGMMLFSNVAGRIADRVGHLLAVRVLSFLGLLCVLGFVYADNYWLMLAIVFGSGGSFASMSPIALALTGVIVEPRDYGRANSIYNMFYAAGILTGPLVASQIFQRFGGMAMLYHHVAMWGAFVLFTVIFMYDDPAARRRRDPKDADDPDPTGLPGGAAG